ATGCGGGCCAGGGCGGTCAGCGAGTCGGTCCCGGGGGAGAGGTAGTGGTCATGGCCGGTCACGTCCGCGGTGGGGAACACCTGGGCACCGAAGGCGGGGTCGGCTGGCTTGGTCCCGTGGCCGAGGCCGAAGACCTGCACGCCCGGCACCCACCGGATCCAGTCCCGCGCGGACTGACCGGCCCAGACCCGGGCCGAGGTGCCCAGCCCGGTCACGTCGTGGACGCCCATCCCGGGGCTGCCGAACACCGCGAGGTCGGTCACCTGAGCAGGCAGCCGGGGCGCGGCCGTCCCGATCACCGTCGACCCGTAGCTGTGCCCCAGCAGCGCGACCGTCGCACCCGGGCGGACCGCGACCAGCCCGGCCACGAACCGCTCCAGCGCGGCGGCACCCGCCCGTGCCAGGTCCTCACGCGCCTCCGCCGCTTCGATCCCCTTCGGCGTCTCGTAGCCGAGCCAGGCGATCACGGCGATCCGGCCGCCGTACCGTGCCGCCTCGCGGTACAGCCCGGCCGCCTGGACGGCGGGCGAGCGGAACCGCCTGCCGCCCACCCCGGTCCAGAAGTTCGCCCCGCGGGCGCCCGCGCCGGGCACCAGGACCGCGATCCGGTCCGCCGCCCGCAGGTCTCCGAACACCTGTGCCACCCGCCCGTCGCCACGGGCGTCGAACAGCAGGTACCGGCCCGGCCGGCCCCGGTACGGCGGTCCGGCGGCGTCCATCGCCCGCCGGTTCGCCGCGTACCGCGACGCGACCGGCGCGCCGTCCAAGCCGCCCAGCACGCCCGGGTACTCGGCGGCGAGCTCGCGCTGCTCGGCGGTGCCGGCGGCGGCCAGGAAGCGGTGCACCGTGACGGGATCGGCCGTGACCGGATCCGGCAGGTGCCGGCCGTCGGCGCGCCACGCGGCGGTGCCGGCGGGAGCCGTGACCCGTACCGCGCCCGGCGCGGCCGCCAGCGTGCATGCCGCCGGTGCGACCGTCATCGCCGCGGCGGCCAGCGCCGTGGCCCTCTTACGCCCTCTGCGCCGTTCGGCCGGTTCGTTCGTTTTGATCACGCGGCCAACGGTGTCGTGACCGGCATCGACGGAGCATCGGCCCGCCGGCCGTGTTCGCGGCGGCTCGGGGTAGCCCGTGGGCGTAGTCCCACGGGCCGATGCCCGGCCGGACGCGGCTGGTTACGATCGGCGCATGTCCACCCCTCCGCGTCCGCCGCTGCTCAGGCGGTCGTTCTCGAGGACGCGGACGGTCCTGGCGTGGATCGGGGGTGTCATGTTCCCGATCGTGCTTCTCGCCATCGTGGCGGCCAGGTTGTTCGGCACATGGTTCATCGTGCCCGTCCTGGCCATGCTCCTGCCGGTCGGCCTGCTGCGGCGCCGGCCGTCGCTCGCGCTCGGGCTGATGCTCTTCGTCCTGGTCGCCATGGTGCTGCTCAATCCGGGCGGAGGCGGCGGCTATCCGTCGAACCTCTGGTTCGCGCAGGTGGCCGCGGCCGACATCGCCGTCGGCTTCATCGCGGCCAACCAACCCAAACGGACCTCGGGCATCGCCTTCGTCTCGACCCTGATCGTCGAGTCCGCCTGCGCCATGTACTACACGACGGCCGTGCCGGGACTCACCCCGGCCGCGTTCATGATCCTCGCACTTGTCGTCGTCTGGCTGATCGGCCGTTCGATCGGGCAACGCCGCGAGTACGGCGAGGCCCAGCGCGCGCAGGCCGCGGTGCAGGCCGTCCAGGCCGAGCGGCTGCGGATCGCCCGTGAGCTGCACGACATGATCGCGCACAGCATCGGCGTCATCGCCATCCAGGCGGGCGTGGGCGGCCGGGTGATCGACACGCAACCGGCGGAGGCACGCAACGCGCTGAACGCCATCGAGGACACCAGCCGGGAGACGCTGGCCGGGCTGCGCCGGATGCTCGGCACCCTCCGCCAAGCCGATCAAGGGTCGGCGCCTCTGGACCCCACGCCGGGTCTGGCGGACCTGGACGGGCTGGTCGGCAGGTCGCTGGCCGCCGGTGTCCGGGTCGAGGTACGGCGGCTCGGCCAGGAGCGTGCGCTGCCCGCCGACATCGACCTGTCCGCGTTCCGTATCGTCCAGGAGGCCCTCACCAACGTGATCCGCCACGCGGGAGCACGCGACTGCCGGGTGGTCCTGGACTACCGGGACGAGGAGTTGCGCGTCGAGGTCACCGACGATGGGCGTGGCACCATCGGTGCCCCGGTCGCCGGATACGGCATCGCCGGGATGCGCGAACGCGCCGCCCTGCTGCACGGCCACTTCAGCGCGGGACCGCGTGCCGACGGCGGGTTCGGTGTGTCGGCGCGGCTGCCGGTCCCCGCGGAATCTCGATGACGGTCCGTGTCGTCCTGGCCGACGACCAGCCGCTCGTACGGGCCGGGCTGCGGGTGCTCGTCGCCGACCATCCCGACCTGGAGATCGTGGGAGAGGCCGGAACGGGCACCGAGGCCGTCCGTATCGCCGGGGACTCCGACCCTGACGTGGTGGTGATGGACATCCGGATGCCCGGCATGGACGGCATCGAGGCGACTCGGATCATCACGGCGGACGCCGAGGCGCCGCGCGTCCTCATCCTCACCACGTTCGACGACGACGACTACGTCTACGGCGCTCTGCGCGCCGGCGCGAGCGGCTTCCTCGTCAAGGACATGGCGCTGGAGGACATCCTCGCGGCGATCCGCGTCGTCGCCGCGGGCGATGCCCTGATCGCGCCGGGCGTCACGCGCCGGTTGATCGCGGAGTTCGCCGGCCGCCCCGAGCCCGCCCCGCCGCGGCGTAACGTCGAGGGCATCACGGCACGCGAGCGCGAGGTGCTGACCCTCGTCGGACGCGGCATGTCCAACGGTGAGATCGCCGCGCAGCTGTACGTCAGCGTGGCCACCGCCAAGGCGCACGTGGCCCGGTTGTTCACCAAACTGGGCGCCCGCGACCGGGTCCACCTCGTCATCATCGCCTACGAGGCGGGCCTGGTCGCACCGCCGTCATGACGCACCCCAGGCAGATCTTCAGCGATCTCCCGGAACGGTCAGCAGGCTCGCAGGCGCTCGGCGAGCGCCGCTCCGGTGCCGCGACCCATGAACGTCAGTCCGTACCCCCCGCCGTGTCCGGGGTTCGCCATTCGGTGCCGGTCGGATGTGAAAGCCGGGACTTCTCGGTAATCTAGGGGTCGTAGGTCGAGAGGCGCTGCAACGGACCCGAGGGTCCGCCACGCTCGGCCTGCCATGTAACGGTAAGGGCGCCTCCCGATACGGGAGGTGGCCTGATGATCGAGTCCGTCAACGCCCAGCGCGAGGCGACGGGTGCCCTGCGTAGGTTGCTGGACGAGCGTGTCGTGGTGCTGGACGGCGCCTGGGGCACGATGCTGCAGGGAGCCGAGCTCACCCCGGCCGACTACCGCGGCGACCGGTTCACCGATCATCCGCAGGACGTGACCGGCGATCCGGACCTGTTGAACCTCACCCGGCCCGACGTGGTGCTGGACGTCCACCGGCAGTATCTGGCGGCCGGCGCGGACATCACCACGACCAACACGTTCACGGCGACCTCCATCGGCCAGTCCGACTACGGCCTGCAGGACCTCGTGCGGGAGATGAACCTGCGGGGCGCGCAGCTGGCACGCCAAGCCGCCGACGAGGCGGGCGGGCGGCTGGTGGCCGGATCGGTCGGCCCGCTGAACGTGACGTTGTCGCTGTCGCCGAGGGTGGAGGACCCGGCGTTCCGCGCGGTGACCTTCGACGAGGTGAAGGCCGCCTACGCCGAGCAGATGCAGGCGCTGGCCGAGGGCGGCGTCGACCTGCTGCTCATCGAGACGATCTTCGACACCCTGAACGCCAAGGCCGCGATCGCCGCCGCCCGCGAGGTCGCGCCGCAGCTGCCGCTGTGGATCTCGGTGACGATCGTCGACCTGAGCGGCCGCACGCTGTCGGGCCAGACCGTCGAGGCGTTCTGGGCCTCGATCGAGCACGCCGACCCGCTGGTCGTCGGGGTGAACTGCTCGCTGGGCGCCGAAGAGATGCGCCCGCACGTCGCCGAGCTGTCGCGGCTCGCCGGCGTCTACGTCGCCAGCCACCCCAACGCGGGTCTGCCCAACGCCTTCGGCGGCTATGACCAGACACCGGAGGAGACCGCCGGTCTGCTCGGGGAGTTCGCCGGATCCGGCCTGGTCAACATCGTCGGCGGCTGCTGCGGCACGTCGCCCGAGCACATCGCCAAGATCGCCGCCGCGGTCGCCGGTATGGCGCCCCGGCCCGTGCCGCCGCCCGCCACCGGCACCCGCTTCAGCGGCCTGGAGACCTTCGAGATCGGCCCCGACACCGGCTTCGTCATGATCGGTGAGCGCACCAACGTGACCGGCTCGGCCCGGTTCCGCAAACTGGTCGAGGCCGACGACTACCAGGCCGCCGTGGACGTCGCGCTGGAGCAGGTACGCGGCGGCGCGAACCTGCTCGACGTCAACATGGACGCCGACCTGCTCGACAGCGTGGAGGCCATGACCACGTTCTTGAACCTGGTCGCCACCGAGCCGGAGGTCGCACGCCTCCCGATCATGATCGACAGTTCGCGGTGGAGCGTCCTGGAGGCCGGGCTCAAGTGCGTCCAGGGCAAGGGCGTCGTCAACTCCATCAGCCTCAAAGAGGGCGAGGACTCCTTCCTCGAGCAGGCCCGCAAGATCAAGTCGTACGGCGCCGGCGTCGTGGTGATGGCCTTCGACGAGCAGGGCCAGGCCGACACCACCGAACGCAAGGTCTCGATCTGCGGCCGTGCCTATGACCTGCTCACCCAGCAGGCCGGCTTCGCCCCCGGCGACATCGTCTTCGACCCGAACGTCCTGGCGGTCGCCACCGGGATCGCCGAGCACAACGGGTACGCCAAGGCGTTCCTGAACGCGCTGCCGCTCATCAAGGAGCGCTGCCCGGGCGCGCGGACCAGCGGCGGCATCTCCAACCTGTCGTTCTCCTTCCGCGGCAACAACGTCGTACGTGAGGCGATGCACTCGGCGTTCCTGTTCCACGCCGTACGCGCCGGCCTGGACATGGGCATCGTCAACGCCGGGCAGCTCGCCGTCTACCAGGACATCCCGGCCGACCTGCTCGAGCTCGTCGAAGACGTGCTCTTCGACCGGCGCGAGGACGCCACCGACCGGCTGGTGACCTTCGCCGAGACCGTCACCGGCTCCGGCACGCAGCGCGTCGTCGACCTGTCCTGGCGTGAGGGGCCGGTGGAGAAGCGGCTCTCCCACGCCCTGGTGCACGGCATCGTCGACTTCATCGAGGCCGACACCGAAGAGGCGCGCCTGGTGGCCGACCGCCCCCTGGAGGTGATCGAGGGGCCGCTGATGGACGGCATGAAGATCGTGGGTGACCTGTTCGGGGCGGGCAAGATGTTCCTTCCCCAGGTGGTCAAGAGCGCCCGCGTGATGAAGCGGTCCGTCGCCTACCTCGAGCCGTTCATCGAGGCCGACAAGGCGGGCCGGTCCGACGAGGAGAACGCCCGCGGCAACGGCAAGGTGGTGCTCGCGACCGTCAAGGGCGACGTGCACGACATCGGCAAGAACATCGTGGGCGTCGTGCTGGGCTGCAACAACTACGAGGTGCTGGACCTGGGGGTGATGGTCCCGGCCGCCAAGATCTTGGACACCGCGGTCGCCGAGGGCGCCGACGCCGTCGGCCTGTCCGGGCTGATCACCCCGTCTCTGGACGAGATGGTCTCCGTCGCGACCGAGATGCAGCGCCGCGGCCTGAAGATCCCGCTGCTGATCGGCGGCGCCACGACCTCCCGCCAGCACACGGCCGTACGGATCGCGCCGGCCTATGACCGTACGACGGTCCACGTGCTCGACGCGTCGCGTGTGGTCGGCGTCGTCTCCGATCTGCTCGACACCGACCGGGCCGAGCAGCTGGACGTGGCCAACCGGGCCGACCAGGCGCGGCTCCGCGTACAGCACGAGAACCGTCGGCAGCGTCCCCTGATGCCCCTCGCCAAGGCCCGCGCCAACCCCGAGCGCGTCACCTTCGAGGACCTGCCCACGCCCGCCTTCACCGGCATCCGCCAGGTCGAGCCCGGCCTGAAAGAACTCCGCGAGATGATCGACTGGCAGTTCTTCTTCCTCGCCTGGGAGCTGAAGGGCAAGTACCCCGCCATCCTGGACATGCCCGAGGCCCGCGAGCTCTTCGACGAGGGCAACGCCCTGCTCGATGAGATCGTCTCGGGTGGCCTGCTCCAGGCCCGTGGCGTCTACGGGTTCTGGCCCGCCCACTCCGAGGGCGACGACATCCTCATCGAGGCGGCTTCCGGGCGGGATCTGCTGCGCGTGCCGATGCTGCGCCAGCAGACGGTCAAGCCCGAAGGCCGCCCGAACCGCTGCCTTGCGGACTACGTGGCGCCGGCCGGTGACCATGTCGGCGGTTTCGCGGTGTCCGTACAGGGCGCCGAGGCCCTCGCCGGCGTCTACGAGGCCCAGCAGGACGACTACAAGGCCATCATGGTCAAGGCGCTGGCGGACCGTCTCGCCGAGGCGTTCGCCGAGTGGGCCCACCTGCAGGCGCGGCGCGACTGGTTCGAGCCGGACGCCGAGCCGGCGTTGGAGGACCTGCACGCCGAGCGTTTCCGCGGGATCCGGCCGGCCTTCGGCTACCCGGCCAGCCCCGACCACACCCTGAAGCGCGAGCTGTTCGACCTGCTCGACACCGACCGGATCGGCATGGACCTGACCGAGTCGTTCGCGATGACGCCGGCCGCCAGTGTCAGCGGCCTGCTGTTCGCCCACCCCTCGTCGCGTTACTTCACCGTCGGGCGGATCGGCGAGGACCAGGCGGACGACTACGCCGTACGGCGGGGCCAGGACCCCTCCGAGGTCCGCCGCTGGCTGCGCCCCAACCTCACCTGAGGTCCCCGTGGCCGGCCCTCCACGGCTCAGGGCCGTCAGACCCGTTGGTCTGACGGCCCTGTCCGGGTGGGGGCCGCAGGTCACAGGCTGCGGGCGTTGATGTCGCCGCGCGAGGTGGTGGCGCGGATGCCCAGCTCGGCGGTGCCGTCGTTCTTGAGCGCGTTGCTGACGCGGCCGTGGCCGGTGCCGGCGTCCAGGGAGGCCGAGACACCGGCGGCGGCGCCGACCGAGATGTCGCCGGACCGGGTACGGAGCACGACCGCGCCGCGTACGGCCTCGGTGATCCGGATGTCGCCCCTCGCGGTGCTGATCTCCGCGGGGCCGCCCAGCCGGCCGACCTCGACGTCGCCGTCGACCGCGGTGAGGCGGACGCCCGCGGCCTCGTCGATCTTGATCTGGCGGTATGCGCCTTCGAAGGCGACGTCGCCGAGGCGTCCGACGGCCCGGAGCTCGGCGCTGCCCGTCTTCGCCTCGACGCGGGAACCGGCGGGCAGCCGGACCGTCACCTCGACGGATCCGGAGGGGCCGAAGGGCTGGTTCTTCGCCGGCGTCTCGATCCGCAGCACGCCGTCGCGGTAGTCGACCGTGGTCTGCTCGGCGGCCTTGACGTCGCGGCCCTTCGCGGCGTCCGCGGGCAGGACCTCGACCGCGGTGTCGGCCCGGTCGGCGGCGATGAACCGGACGCGCCCGGCGGGGACGTTCAGGACGGCGGAGATCGGGGCGGGGGTCTCGAACTTCTGCATGATGCGCTCCTGCGGCTCGTTGTTTCGAACACTGGAAACGCTACGTTGCATTTCAATACTCGGCAACATCCTCGTTGCGTGAATACCTTATTTACACAGGTGAACGCCTCAAGATCGTTGCAGTAGCCTCGAATTTAATGCAACAACCGTCCCCCCGTTTGTTGCAATGGATTGGAGGTGAACGCTATCTTGGCGGCATTCAGGGACACGATGGAGGTCGCGATGCCGGGAGGCAGGCTCACTCAGCAGGAACGCCAGCAGATCGCGCTGGGGCTGGCCGACGGCCTCGCCTACGCGGAGATCGCCAGGCGTCTCGACCGCCCCACCTCCACGATCACGCGTGAGGTGATGCGCAACGGCGGCCCCACCGCCTACCGGGCGGACCTGGCCCACCGCGCCACCGAACGCCGTACCCACCGGCGCAGGGAGGCCGCGCCCCGGGGACCGGAGGCGTTCCCCCAGCCCCACGGACGCGACCCCGAGGCCGTACGCGAGTACGAGGAGTTGTTCACCACCGTCCTGATGCAGGCGGGCACGCCCAAGATGATGGCCCGGGTGCAGGCCTGCCTCTACACCACCGACACGGGCAGCCTCACCGCGGCCGAGCTCGTCCAGCGCCTCCAGGTCAGCCCGGCGTCCATCTCCAAGGCGATCACGTTCCTCGAAAGCCAGGGCCTCGTCCGCCGGGAACGCGACGAACGCCGCCGCGACCGCTACGTCGTCGACGACGACATCTGGTACGAGGCGATGGTCGCCAGCGCCCGGTCCCTCGCCCAGGTCATCGAGGCCGCACGGAAGGGCGCGGGCATCCTCGGCCCCGGCACCCCGGCCGCCGTCCGCCTGGAGAACATCGCCCGTTTCGTCGACTTCGTCAGCGAGAGCATGACGCGGGCCGCGGAGCAGGCCCGCGAGGTCCTCCACACCAAAGCCGTGGCGACGCCGGGCGACACCGCCGAGCCGAGCGGGCCGGCCACGGGGTGAAAGATTCCGGCGGGGTCCGGACATGTGACAGGTGTCCACCAAAAGGTCACATGTTCCAGGAGGTCAGGTGTCGAGGGACCCGGGGCACGGCGTCACACGCTGAAGACGGCGGCGTTGATCGCGGAGCTGGCGGCCGGTGCGCCGCCGCCGCGGGAGGACTCGGCGGTCGCCGAGGTCTTCGACCGCCTGCCGGACCGCGATCGTGAACTCCTCGCGCTCGTGGCCTGGGAAGGCCTCTCCCACGCCGAGATCGCGACGACGCTCGGTTGCTCGTCAAACGCCGTGGGCGTTCGCCTGCACCGGGCGCGCAAACGCTTCGCGCGCGCCCTGCGGTCCGCGGGCGTCGACCGGCCTGCCGCCGCGGTGTCCGTTCTTCAGGAGAGTGATCTGACATGACGTCCCCGATCGACGAGCTCGTCGCGGGTCTGGCAACGGTGCGCGACAGCGACATCACGAGCGAACCGGGCGGCGCCGGCGGCCGGTCCCTGCTCGCGGCCATTGGTCACCCCGCGGAAAGGCGACCCTGAGCCCCTTCCGCCCGGCTGACCGGGTCCGGCCGGTCCGAAAGGGGGTCCCGCGGGACCCCCTTTCGGACTCGTACGCGACGGGTTACAGCACGCTCTTGAGGAAACTGGTCGTGCGCGCGTGCTGCGGGTTGTTGATGACCTGGTCGGGCGTTCCCGACTCCACGATCTGGCCGTCGTCCATGAAGGCGACCTTGTCGGCGGCCTCGCGGGCGAAGCCGATCTCGTGGGTCACCACGATCATCGTCATCCCGGTCTGGGCCAGGTCCCGCATGACGTTCAGGACGTCGCCGACGAGCTCGGGGTCCAGCGCCGAGGTCGGCTCGTCGAAGAGCATCAGTTTGGGATCCATCGCCAGCGCGCGGGCGATCGCCACCCGCTGCTGCTGCCCGCCGGACAGCTGGCTCGGATAGGCGTCGGCGCGATCGCCGAGCCCGACCTGTTCCAGCAGCTGCATCCCGCGGGCACGCGCCTCGGACGGGCGTTTCTTCGCGACGCCGACCGGCGCCTCGATGATGTTGCCCAGCGCGGTGAGATGCGGGAAGAGGTTGAACCGCTGGAAGACCATCCCGATGCCGCGGCGCTGCGCCGAGACCTCGCGTGGCTTCATCTCCCGCGCGCGGCCGCCCCGCTCGGTGTAGCCCATCAGCTCGCCGTCGACGTAGATGCGGCCGCCGTCGATCTTCTCCAGATGGTTGATGCAGCGCAGGAACGTCGACTTGCCCGAGCCCGACGGGCCGAGCAGGCAGAGCACCTGCCCGCGCTCGATGGTCAGGTCGATGCCCTTGAGCACGTGGTTCGGCCCGAAGTGCTTCTGCACGCTGCGGGCCTCGACGATCGGTGCGGCTCCCGCCGTGTTCATGAGGGGCTCCCCATGCCTGAGTCGGTTCGTGCGACGGTGCGCAGCCGTACCCGCGCGGCCTGGTACCGCAGCCGGATCTGCTTCCACGGGGACGTCGGTGGCCGCCGGGCGGTGCCGCGGCCGAACCTGCGTTCGAGGTAGTACTGCGGTATCGAGAGCACCGTCGTCATGGCCAGGTACCACGCGCTCGCGACGATGAGCAGCTCGACCTGGCTGAGGTTCTGCGCCGAGATCTGGCTCGTCCGTGTGTACAGCTCGTGCACGGCGATGAGTTCCAGCAGCGCGGTGTTCTTCAGCATCGAGATGGTCTCGTTGCCCATCGGCGGGATGATCACGCGCATGGCCTGGGGCAGGATGATGCGCCGCAGCGTGTACGTCGGCGACATGCCCAGCGAGTAGGCCGCCTCGATGTGCCCCGCGTCGACCGAGAGCAGGCCGGCGCGGACGATCTCGGATGCGTACGCGGCCTCGTTCAGCCCGAGCGCCAGCAGACCCGCGACGAACGCGGTGATGATCGTGCTGGTGTTCGCCGAGGCGAAGGTGATCGAGGTGAACGGGATCCCGATGCTCAGCCGCGAGTACAGCAGCCCGAGGTATCCCCAGAAGACGACCTGCACCAGCAGCGGCGTCCCGCGGAAGAACCAGACGTAGACCCAGGACAGGACCCGCAGGACCGGGTTGGTCGAGAGCCGCATCACCGCCAGGAGGACGGCGAGCATGGTCGCCAGGATCATCGAGGTCGCCGTCAGGGTGACCGTCAGGCCCACGCCGCTCAGGATGCGCGTGTCGAACAGGTATTTCGCGACGACAGTGTGGTCGATGTTGGGGTTGCGCCAGAACGACGCCAGCGTGCCGCCGAACACGACCAGCAGGGCCGCCGCGGCGACCCAGCGGCCCGTGTGCCGCAGCGGCATGGCCGCCACGTCATCGTCCGCGGGC
Above is a genomic segment from Actinoallomurus bryophytorum containing:
- a CDS encoding alpha/beta hydrolase — protein: MIKTNEPAERRRGRKRATALAAAAMTVAPAACTLAAAPGAVRVTAPAGTAAWRADGRHLPDPVTADPVTVHRFLAAAGTAEQRELAAEYPGVLGGLDGAPVASRYAANRRAMDAAGPPYRGRPGRYLLFDARGDGRVAQVFGDLRAADRIAVLVPGAGARGANFWTGVGGRRFRSPAVQAAGLYREAARYGGRIAVIAWLGYETPKGIEAAEAREDLARAGAAALERFVAGLVAVRPGATVALLGHSYGSTVIGTAAPRLPAQVTDLAVFGSPGMGVHDVTGLGTSARVWAGQSARDWIRWVPGVQVFGLGHGTKPADPAFGAQVFPTADVTGHDHYLSPGTDSLTALARIAAYGGRT
- a CDS encoding sensor histidine kinase, with protein sequence MSTPPRPPLLRRSFSRTRTVLAWIGGVMFPIVLLAIVAARLFGTWFIVPVLAMLLPVGLLRRRPSLALGLMLFVLVAMVLLNPGGGGGYPSNLWFAQVAAADIAVGFIAANQPKRTSGIAFVSTLIVESACAMYYTTAVPGLTPAAFMILALVVVWLIGRSIGQRREYGEAQRAQAAVQAVQAERLRIARELHDMIAHSIGVIAIQAGVGGRVIDTQPAEARNALNAIEDTSRETLAGLRRMLGTLRQADQGSAPLDPTPGLADLDGLVGRSLAAGVRVEVRRLGQERALPADIDLSAFRIVQEALTNVIRHAGARDCRVVLDYRDEELRVEVTDDGRGTIGAPVAGYGIAGMRERAALLHGHFSAGPRADGGFGVSARLPVPAESR
- a CDS encoding response regulator, encoding MTVRVVLADDQPLVRAGLRVLVADHPDLEIVGEAGTGTEAVRIAGDSDPDVVVMDIRMPGMDGIEATRIITADAEAPRVLILTTFDDDDYVYGALRAGASGFLVKDMALEDILAAIRVVAAGDALIAPGVTRRLIAEFAGRPEPAPPRRNVEGITAREREVLTLVGRGMSNGEIAAQLYVSVATAKAHVARLFTKLGARDRVHLVIIAYEAGLVAPPS
- the metH gene encoding methionine synthase; the protein is MIESVNAQREATGALRRLLDERVVVLDGAWGTMLQGAELTPADYRGDRFTDHPQDVTGDPDLLNLTRPDVVLDVHRQYLAAGADITTTNTFTATSIGQSDYGLQDLVREMNLRGAQLARQAADEAGGRLVAGSVGPLNVTLSLSPRVEDPAFRAVTFDEVKAAYAEQMQALAEGGVDLLLIETIFDTLNAKAAIAAAREVAPQLPLWISVTIVDLSGRTLSGQTVEAFWASIEHADPLVVGVNCSLGAEEMRPHVAELSRLAGVYVASHPNAGLPNAFGGYDQTPEETAGLLGEFAGSGLVNIVGGCCGTSPEHIAKIAAAVAGMAPRPVPPPATGTRFSGLETFEIGPDTGFVMIGERTNVTGSARFRKLVEADDYQAAVDVALEQVRGGANLLDVNMDADLLDSVEAMTTFLNLVATEPEVARLPIMIDSSRWSVLEAGLKCVQGKGVVNSISLKEGEDSFLEQARKIKSYGAGVVVMAFDEQGQADTTERKVSICGRAYDLLTQQAGFAPGDIVFDPNVLAVATGIAEHNGYAKAFLNALPLIKERCPGARTSGGISNLSFSFRGNNVVREAMHSAFLFHAVRAGLDMGIVNAGQLAVYQDIPADLLELVEDVLFDRREDATDRLVTFAETVTGSGTQRVVDLSWREGPVEKRLSHALVHGIVDFIEADTEEARLVADRPLEVIEGPLMDGMKIVGDLFGAGKMFLPQVVKSARVMKRSVAYLEPFIEADKAGRSDEENARGNGKVVLATVKGDVHDIGKNIVGVVLGCNNYEVLDLGVMVPAAKILDTAVAEGADAVGLSGLITPSLDEMVSVATEMQRRGLKIPLLIGGATTSRQHTAVRIAPAYDRTTVHVLDASRVVGVVSDLLDTDRAEQLDVANRADQARLRVQHENRRQRPLMPLAKARANPERVTFEDLPTPAFTGIRQVEPGLKELREMIDWQFFFLAWELKGKYPAILDMPEARELFDEGNALLDEIVSGGLLQARGVYGFWPAHSEGDDILIEAASGRDLLRVPMLRQQTVKPEGRPNRCLADYVAPAGDHVGGFAVSVQGAEALAGVYEAQQDDYKAIMVKALADRLAEAFAEWAHLQARRDWFEPDAEPALEDLHAERFRGIRPAFGYPASPDHTLKRELFDLLDTDRIGMDLTESFAMTPAASVSGLLFAHPSSRYFTVGRIGEDQADDYAVRRGQDPSEVRRWLRPNLT
- a CDS encoding DUF4097 family beta strand repeat-containing protein, yielding MQKFETPAPISAVLNVPAGRVRFIAADRADTAVEVLPADAAKGRDVKAAEQTTVDYRDGVLRIETPAKNQPFGPSGSVEVTVRLPAGSRVEAKTGSAELRAVGRLGDVAFEGAYRQIKIDEAAGVRLTAVDGDVEVGRLGGPAEISTARGDIRITEAVRGAVVLRTRSGDISVGAAAGVSASLDAGTGHGRVSNALKNDGTAELGIRATTSRGDINARSL
- a CDS encoding GbsR/MarR family transcriptional regulator, which translates into the protein MPGGRLTQQERQQIALGLADGLAYAEIARRLDRPTSTITREVMRNGGPTAYRADLAHRATERRTHRRREAAPRGPEAFPQPHGRDPEAVREYEELFTTVLMQAGTPKMMARVQACLYTTDTGSLTAAELVQRLQVSPASISKAITFLESQGLVRRERDERRRDRYVVDDDIWYEAMVASARSLAQVIEAARKGAGILGPGTPAAVRLENIARFVDFVSESMTRAAEQAREVLHTKAVATPGDTAEPSGPATG
- a CDS encoding sigma-70 family RNA polymerase sigma factor, yielding MIAELAAGAPPPREDSAVAEVFDRLPDRDRELLALVAWEGLSHAEIATTLGCSSNAVGVRLHRARKRFARALRSAGVDRPAAAVSVLQESDLT
- a CDS encoding amino acid ABC transporter ATP-binding protein; translation: MNTAGAAPIVEARSVQKHFGPNHVLKGIDLTIERGQVLCLLGPSGSGKSTFLRCINHLEKIDGGRIYVDGELMGYTERGGRAREMKPREVSAQRRGIGMVFQRFNLFPHLTALGNIIEAPVGVAKKRPSEARARGMQLLEQVGLGDRADAYPSQLSGGQQQRVAIARALAMDPKLMLFDEPTSALDPELVGDVLNVMRDLAQTGMTMIVVTHEIGFAREAADKVAFMDDGQIVESGTPDQVINNPQHARTTSFLKSVL
- a CDS encoding amino acid ABC transporter permease, which gives rise to MSGKAISTEHGAGQAATPSPADDDVAAMPLRHTGRWVAAAALLVVFGGTLASFWRNPNIDHTVVAKYLFDTRILSGVGLTVTLTATSMILATMLAVLLAVMRLSTNPVLRVLSWVYVWFFRGTPLLVQVVFWGYLGLLYSRLSIGIPFTSITFASANTSTIITAFVAGLLALGLNEAAYASEIVRAGLLSVDAGHIEAAYSLGMSPTYTLRRIILPQAMRVIIPPMGNETISMLKNTALLELIAVHELYTRTSQISAQNLSQVELLIVASAWYLAMTTVLSIPQYYLERRFGRGTARRPPTSPWKQIRLRYQAARVRLRTVARTDSGMGSPS